GAATTTCATGAGGGCATTGATATAGCAGTGCCAACTAATACTAAAGTATTGGCAGCTGCAAGCGGAAGCGTAACATACGCAGGATGGATGACAGGATACGGAAATGTTGTTATCCTTTATCATGGCTCAAATATATCTACACTTTATGCGCATCTTAAGCGTTTTGCAGTTAAAAATGGTGATTTGGTAGCGCAAGGGCAAGTTATAGGTTATGCTGATAGTACAGGTTGGTCTACTGGACCTCACCTACATTTTGGGGTCTACCTTGGTGTTAAGGCAGTTGACCCCTTAAAATACCTTTATCGTCCTTGACGAAATCTCTATTTTCTGTAAAATAAATAACTCAAATAAAAAGAGGTGAGAATACAAATGACCGAAAGCAAAATTTATGTAGAGTTTTTAAAAGAAAAGGAAGAAAATAAATACAAACTGGTTCACCGAATTATTAAGGAAGGTAAAACGATTGCAAGACTAAATTCTGATTTTACACCGTTTTACCCTGCAGATTGTTTGCAAAAAATTTCGCAGGTTTTATTAAACAAAACAACCGATGATGAAGAAAAATAAAGTCCTTCTAATCGTGACTGGCAGTGTTGGAGCTTACAAGGCTGTTGAGATACTAAGGACTTTAAGAGATTTAAATATAGACGTCAGGGTTATCTTGACTGAGGGAGCAGAAAAGTTTATTTCCGCGCTAACCTTCTCTTCTTCTGGTGCAGAAAAGGTTTTTACAGAGCAGGATCAATTCTCGGTCGATGACGAAGGTGTATCTGCACATATTTCATTATCAAGATGGGCTGATTGTATTCTTATAGCACCCGCTACTGCAAATACAATTGCTAAGATACTGGCTGGTATTGCAGATAATCTTGTATTGTCCACAATTTTAGCCTCCAAAAAACAGATATTTATTGCCCCCTGTATGAACACAAACATGTTTGAAAATTCAATTACACAAAGAAATATCAATGCGTTAAAAGAGCACGGAGTGATATTTATCGGACCAGAAGAAGGAAAACTTGCTGATTTTTCTGTGGGGTTAGGCCGACTTACCGATCCAGAAAAAATAGCACAGTTTGTTGTTTCATTTATGAATAAAGATACTGAATTATTCAAAGGAAAGAGGTTTGTCGTTACTGCCGGTCCTACAAGAGAATATCTTGACCCAATAAGATTTGTTACAAATGATTCTTCAGGAAAGATGGGAACTGAAATTGCAAAAGAAGCAAAACGAATGGGAGGATATGTACATTTAATTTGCGGCCCCTCTTGTGTTGATGCGATTGGATTGGATAAAATAGATAAAATTACGACGACAGAAGAGCT
This region of Caldisericota bacterium genomic DNA includes:
- the coaBC gene encoding bifunctional phosphopantothenoylcysteine decarboxylase/phosphopantothenate--cysteine ligase CoaBC, with protein sequence MMKKNKVLLIVTGSVGAYKAVEILRTLRDLNIDVRVILTEGAEKFISALTFSSSGAEKVFTEQDQFSVDDEGVSAHISLSRWADCILIAPATANTIAKILAGIADNLVLSTILASKKQIFIAPCMNTNMFENSITQRNINALKEHGVIFIGPEEGKLADFSVGLGRLTDPEKIAQFVVSFMNKDTELFKGKRFVVTAGPTREYLDPIRFVTNDSSGKMGTEIAKEAKRMGGYVHLICGPSCVDAIGLDKIDKITTTEELFKKTKKAMEDSDILIMSAAPADFKPEIVQPGKIKKISQLNVKFLKTIDIIKEIGKHKNNKIIVGFALQTKDIEKNAVEKMCDKKMDIAIANSNLNIGQDYGSVLIIDKTGRKKVVRNETKQKIAREILIFLKEFLGKERGNG